From one Thermomicrobiales bacterium genomic stretch:
- a CDS encoding S16 family serine protease, which yields MRRATRLTHVVLVTFLLTITLSACGGSSEKTPTSNASPTTSSATTASPTTAPTTAPTKPAAQASPTAAMPTAPVASGPVEVDALWFSSDGTTAQGGTSRVKVSVQEKDSSDLRVGFFESEVGGSGQQWQAAGWMAVITASLLLSKDPSKYEFSFDVAGRIDGPSAGALMTAAVMAGYLGNDIKSDVTMTGTINPDGTIGPVGGIPQKLEGAAAAGKKTVLVPGGQRYDYDMVAGQSVDLVQAGQKLGIAVKLVPDIYTAYQELTGEKLPEPVSVGQASYPPAAFDKFRAGTTSWYANYQRERTAFTALPADIQSYRQGTIDVADNYASRADQFLAEGQVAAAYENSFQAAAMARVAREAAELDNIYASQGLDPLIQRLNASASALTRFDAVRQRLEAETPRTASDTIAIMEGFSSLSVAQGLVFQAEATIDSLKNATDPVEQDILNGIYRANYFYVYADQYLQLAQDQVSIGTGFGSSPTPDPAVLKTISDTLRRGAEANINYFEELVIAPFAQQYGVSADVAKGYFMQSDSGYLTAVAAVQGADSLAGQVIKPDAKSWVYLGSALTAYSQSASLIAKYYSLGARVDDSGYITSFDRQSSLADMLDLADQRAKTWVNSIADEDPIESLYYYDNARIFRTGNANDQLSALNAYWQSAILSATLSAFTGGIK from the coding sequence ATGCGCAGGGCAACGCGGCTTACGCACGTGGTTCTGGTGACGTTCCTTCTCACGATCACGCTCTCTGCCTGCGGAGGGAGCAGTGAAAAAACTCCGACGAGCAACGCATCACCGACGACCAGTAGCGCTACAACCGCTTCCCCGACGACTGCGCCGACGACCGCGCCGACAAAACCCGCTGCGCAGGCATCCCCGACCGCGGCGATGCCGACTGCGCCAGTCGCCAGTGGCCCGGTCGAGGTCGACGCGCTCTGGTTCTCGAGTGACGGGACGACGGCCCAGGGCGGCACAAGCCGCGTCAAGGTATCCGTCCAGGAAAAGGACAGCTCCGATCTGCGCGTAGGGTTCTTCGAATCCGAGGTCGGTGGCTCTGGCCAACAGTGGCAAGCCGCCGGATGGATGGCGGTGATCACCGCCTCGCTCCTGCTCTCGAAGGATCCATCGAAGTATGAATTCTCGTTCGATGTCGCTGGTCGCATCGACGGCCCATCGGCCGGCGCGCTGATGACCGCCGCCGTCATGGCCGGTTATCTGGGGAATGACATCAAGTCCGATGTGACGATGACCGGAACGATCAACCCCGATGGCACGATCGGGCCAGTCGGCGGCATCCCCCAGAAGCTCGAGGGCGCCGCTGCGGCCGGCAAAAAGACGGTCCTCGTCCCCGGGGGGCAACGTTACGACTATGACATGGTCGCTGGCCAGTCGGTCGACCTCGTTCAGGCGGGACAGAAGCTTGGCATCGCGGTCAAGCTGGTTCCCGACATCTACACTGCCTATCAGGAGCTGACCGGAGAGAAGCTGCCGGAGCCGGTAAGTGTCGGTCAGGCGAGCTATCCGCCGGCCGCGTTCGACAAGTTCCGCGCCGGCACGACGAGCTGGTATGCCAACTACCAGCGCGAGCGAACGGCGTTCACCGCGCTGCCGGCCGATATCCAGTCATATCGCCAGGGCACGATCGACGTCGCCGACAACTATGCGTCGAGGGCCGACCAATTCCTCGCCGAAGGCCAGGTTGCGGCCGCCTACGAGAACTCCTTCCAGGCGGCGGCGATGGCACGGGTGGCGCGCGAGGCGGCTGAGCTTGACAACATCTACGCCAGCCAGGGGCTCGATCCACTGATCCAGCGTCTGAACGCAAGCGCATCTGCGTTGACGCGCTTCGACGCGGTGCGTCAACGATTGGAAGCTGAAACCCCGCGCACCGCATCGGACACGATCGCAATCATGGAAGGTTTCTCGAGCCTCTCCGTCGCTCAGGGTCTGGTCTTCCAGGCGGAAGCCACGATCGATTCTCTGAAGAATGCGACGGATCCGGTCGAACAGGACATCCTCAATGGGATCTACCGCGCCAATTACTTCTACGTGTACGCGGACCAGTATCTGCAGCTTGCCCAGGATCAGGTGTCGATCGGCACCGGCTTCGGCTCATCGCCGACCCCCGATCCGGCCGTCCTGAAGACGATCTCCGACACACTACGACGCGGCGCAGAGGCGAATATCAACTACTTCGAGGAGCTCGTCATCGCCCCGTTCGCGCAACAGTACGGTGTTTCGGCGGATGTCGCCAAGGGGTATTTCATGCAGTCAGACTCCGGCTATCTCACTGCCGTCGCAGCCGTTCAGGGCGCGGACTCGCTGGCCGGCCAGGTTATCAAGCCAGACGCGAAGTCGTGGGTCTATCTCGGCTCCGCCCTGACCGCCTATTCGCAATCTGCGAGCCTGATCGCCAAGTACTACTCACTCGGGGCTCGGGTAGATGATTCGGGCTACATTACGAGTTTCGATCGCCAGTCGTCGCTGGCCGACATGCTCGACCTCGCCGACCAGCGCGCGAAGACCTGGGTCAACTCGATTGCCGACGAAGACCCGATCGAGTCGCTCTACTACTACGACAACGCCCGGATCTTCCGAACCGGCAACGCGAACGATCAGTTGTCCGCGCTCAACGCATACTGGCAGTCCGCGATTCTCTCGGCGACGCTCTCGGCATTCACCGGCGGCATCAAGTAA
- the tsaE gene encoding tRNA (adenosine(37)-N6)-threonylcarbamoyltransferase complex ATPase subunit type 1 TsaE: protein MTAARAPILDLIAHSPEQTRAIAGQLARHLEPGQIVLLSGSLGAGKTTFVQGLARALQAGDLVQSPTFTIVVQHEGILRDGRPVRIYHMDLYRMTGSGDLDSIGIDDYLNDPDGIVVIEWPDRAPGWLPAEYILVTMEMVADTKRAIRISPSASPSATRERQAIERTRREVGSGAG, encoded by the coding sequence GTGACTGCCGCGCGCGCGCCGATACTGGATCTCATCGCCCATAGTCCCGAACAGACACGCGCCATTGCCGGCCAGTTGGCACGCCACCTGGAGCCGGGCCAGATTGTATTGCTCAGCGGGTCACTCGGCGCGGGGAAGACCACGTTCGTCCAGGGCCTGGCCCGCGCACTGCAGGCGGGCGATCTGGTGCAAAGCCCGACGTTCACGATTGTCGTCCAGCACGAGGGAATATTGCGGGATGGCCGGCCGGTTCGCATCTATCATATGGATCTCTACCGGATGACTGGATCCGGCGATCTTGACTCAATCGGTATCGACGACTATCTGAACGACCCTGACGGCATCGTCGTGATCGAGTGGCCGGATCGCGCGCCGGGCTGGTTGCCAGCCGAGTACATCCTCGTCACGATGGAGATGGTAGCCGACACAAAGCGAGCCATCCGGATCTCGCCGTCGGCGTCGCCGAGCGCCACGCGCGAGCGGCAGGCGATTGAGCGCACACGGAGGGAGGTCGGCAGTGGCGCAGGGTGA
- the tsaB gene encoding tRNA (adenosine(37)-N6)-threonylcarbamoyltransferase complex dimerization subunit type 1 TsaB — translation MAQGDARGNWLLGIETSSDVASIALVPTASGVGHGAELSWPAPRNQTATLLAQVDHVLRACNLEPEALGGIVVATGPGGFNALRVGMSVAKGFAFALDLPIFGVGTLDIAAQAFAHWGLPVRAFVPAGRRRAVFADYLQLGQTLRLSGEMGNRPIPALAADLMSPTVLTGDLTIEEQDALREQPNVVLPSAGLRQRRASFMVDLALPRWQAGEPDDLTQLEPIYVHQQTGATGTMAHHADTGTRE, via the coding sequence GTGGCGCAGGGTGACGCGCGGGGCAACTGGCTGCTGGGGATCGAGACATCCTCCGATGTCGCGTCGATTGCCCTCGTGCCGACCGCGAGCGGCGTCGGCCACGGCGCGGAGCTTTCGTGGCCAGCGCCACGCAACCAGACCGCGACGCTACTCGCGCAAGTCGACCACGTGCTGCGTGCCTGTAACCTGGAGCCAGAGGCGTTGGGCGGCATCGTCGTGGCCACGGGTCCGGGCGGGTTCAATGCGTTGCGTGTCGGGATGAGCGTCGCGAAGGGGTTCGCCTTCGCCCTTGATCTTCCCATCTTCGGCGTTGGGACGCTCGATATTGCCGCGCAGGCATTCGCCCACTGGGGCTTGCCGGTCCGGGCGTTCGTGCCGGCCGGCCGGCGGCGTGCCGTCTTCGCCGATTACCTGCAGCTGGGGCAGACACTCCGGCTCTCTGGCGAGATGGGTAACCGACCGATCCCGGCGCTCGCAGCCGATCTCATGTCGCCGACCGTGCTCACCGGCGACCTGACGATTGAAGAGCAGGATGCCCTTCGAGAACAGCCCAACGTTGTCCTGCCCTCTGCCGGCTTACGCCAGCGGCGCGCGTCGTTCATGGTCGACCTGGCGCTCCCCCGCTGGCAGGCGGGCGAGCCAGACGACCTGACGCAGCTCGAGCCGATCTATGTCCATCAGCAGACCGGCGCAACCGGCACAATGGCGCACCACGCCGACACGGGGACTCGCGAATGA
- the rimI gene encoding ribosomal protein S18-alanine N-acetyltransferase — MSYYIAPMRIDDITEVSRVEHLCFTNPWPQSAYRRELRNPGNNAYIVLWEHDDSRPSDTSDESRGALSILPFFRRSERAHDDRIVGFAGMWMLYDEAHVTTIGVTPDLRGKGLGELMLIRLFEIAGERTAEWVTLEVRVSNASAQALYHKYGFSQQGLRRRYYSDNGEDASIMWSPSIRTDEYRQRFAELRDKLHERMAGQLISPPRRDDGDDGRMESTS; from the coding sequence ATGAGCTACTACATCGCCCCGATGCGGATTGACGATATCACCGAGGTCTCGCGGGTCGAGCATCTCTGCTTCACCAATCCGTGGCCGCAGTCCGCGTATCGCCGCGAGCTACGCAACCCCGGCAACAACGCCTATATCGTCCTCTGGGAACACGACGACTCCCGCCCATCAGACACATCGGACGAATCGCGCGGAGCGCTCTCGATACTGCCGTTCTTCCGCCGCAGCGAGCGGGCGCACGATGACCGAATCGTCGGGTTCGCCGGGATGTGGATGCTCTACGATGAGGCGCACGTCACGACGATCGGCGTTACCCCCGACCTGCGCGGGAAAGGTCTCGGCGAGCTGATGCTGATCCGGCTGTTCGAAATCGCTGGCGAACGCACCGCGGAGTGGGTTACGCTCGAGGTTCGCGTCTCAAATGCCAGCGCCCAGGCGCTCTACCACAAGTACGGCTTCAGCCAGCAGGGCCTGCGACGACGCTACTACAGCGACAATGGCGAAGACGCCTCCATCATGTGGTCGCCATCGATCCGCACCGATGAGTACCGCCAGCGCTTCGCCGAGTTGCGAGACAAGCTCCACGAGCGCATGGCCGGCCAGCTGATCTCACCGCCGCGGCGTGATGACGGCGACGACGGCCGGATGGAGTCCACCTCATGA
- the tsaD gene encoding tRNA (adenosine(37)-N6)-threonylcarbamoyltransferase complex transferase subunit TsaD: MNILAIETSCDETAAAVVRGGRWVLSNVVASQIALHESYGGIVPELASRQHVTAIVPVLREALATAGVGRDDIDAIAVTEGPGLAGSLLVGINVAKTLAFAWKKPLIPVNHLEGHIYANWLIPADADPGSYPPPSFPAVCLIVSGGHTDLLLVHRHGVYEILGRTLDDAAGEAFDKGARILGLGYPGGPAIQRAAEGRRPLEQLPRAWLGDRYDFSFSGVKTALLRAAEPYRKQAPPPGRGAKQARGNDEPFVRHEPPAYSPNMPVGELAAAYQDAIVDVLVEKTANATQQERAQSVMLSGGVSANALLRRRMEARLRPLGVPLFIPELQYCTDNAAMIAGAAYQVLRRGALAGWELDVRAQLPWAAIPGIKIIERARG, encoded by the coding sequence ATGAACATCCTGGCGATCGAGACATCCTGCGACGAAACCGCCGCTGCCGTCGTGCGTGGCGGGCGGTGGGTGCTGTCCAATGTTGTCGCGTCGCAGATCGCGTTGCATGAGTCGTATGGTGGGATCGTGCCGGAGCTAGCCTCGCGGCAGCACGTGACGGCAATCGTCCCGGTTCTCCGGGAAGCACTGGCGACGGCCGGCGTCGGGCGAGACGATATCGACGCGATCGCGGTGACCGAGGGGCCGGGCCTGGCCGGCTCACTGCTCGTTGGCATCAACGTCGCCAAGACGCTCGCCTTTGCCTGGAAGAAGCCGCTCATCCCGGTCAATCACCTCGAAGGGCATATCTACGCCAACTGGCTGATACCAGCCGACGCCGATCCGGGCAGCTACCCACCACCCTCGTTCCCGGCGGTCTGCCTGATTGTCTCCGGCGGTCACACCGACCTGCTGCTCGTCCATCGCCACGGGGTCTACGAGATCCTTGGGCGCACGCTGGATGACGCGGCCGGCGAGGCGTTTGACAAGGGCGCCCGCATCCTCGGGCTCGGCTATCCAGGCGGACCAGCGATCCAGCGCGCCGCCGAAGGGCGCCGGCCGCTTGAGCAGCTCCCGCGCGCCTGGCTCGGCGATCGCTACGACTTCTCGTTCTCCGGCGTCAAGACCGCGCTACTGCGCGCCGCGGAGCCCTATCGCAAGCAGGCCCCGCCGCCCGGCCGCGGAGCGAAGCAGGCACGAGGCAACGACGAGCCGTTCGTCCGTCACGAGCCGCCGGCCTATTCGCCGAACATGCCAGTCGGCGAGCTGGCAGCCGCCTACCAGGACGCGATTGTCGATGTGCTGGTCGAGAAGACGGCGAACGCCACCCAGCAGGAACGCGCCCAGAGTGTGATGCTCTCCGGCGGCGTCTCCGCCAATGCGCTCTTGCGCCGCCGGATGGAGGCGCGTCTCCGACCACTCGGCGTTCCGTTGTTCATCCCCGAGCTCCAGTACTGCACCGACAACGCCGCAATGATCGCCGGGGCTGCCTATCAGGTTCTTCGCCGCGGAGCGCTGGCCGGCTGGGAGCTCGACGTCCGCGCGCAGTTGCCATGGGCCGCGATCCCGGGGATCAAGATCATCGAGCGCGCCCGTGGTTGA
- a CDS encoding inositol monophosphatase family protein has product MVEAGWQRERDIASQAAREAGALLLDRLGAAGQVEFKSSVVDPVTAADRDSQALIADRLLTAFPDDLLLGEEDDARDTVAGDGRLWIVDPLDGTVNFVHGYPVFAVSIALYADGAVQVGVLYDPGRDEMFVATRGGGATLNGRPIAVSDTPTLIAAMVATGFPYDLEERRAVLPLFDTLVQRTQAVRRDGSAALNLAYVACGRFDAYWERNVQPWDIAAAELFLEEAGGRLTGYDGDAFSLWAGEVVASNGCIHDALLAVIASVAAE; this is encoded by the coding sequence GTGGTTGAGGCCGGCTGGCAACGCGAACGCGACATTGCCTCGCAGGCTGCGCGCGAGGCGGGCGCGTTGCTGCTCGATCGGCTCGGCGCAGCCGGGCAGGTCGAATTCAAGTCCAGCGTCGTCGATCCGGTGACCGCCGCCGACCGCGACAGCCAGGCGCTGATCGCCGACCGACTTCTGACGGCGTTCCCCGACGACCTACTCCTCGGCGAAGAGGATGACGCGCGTGACACCGTCGCTGGTGATGGCCGCCTCTGGATCGTCGATCCGCTGGATGGCACAGTCAACTTCGTCCACGGCTACCCGGTCTTTGCCGTCTCGATCGCGCTGTATGCCGACGGCGCCGTTCAGGTGGGTGTTCTCTACGATCCAGGGCGGGACGAGATGTTCGTGGCCACACGCGGCGGCGGCGCGACACTCAACGGCCGGCCGATCGCCGTCTCCGACACCCCCACGCTGATCGCGGCGATGGTGGCGACCGGCTTTCCCTATGACCTCGAAGAACGCCGGGCGGTGCTGCCGCTCTTCGATACGCTCGTCCAGCGCACCCAGGCGGTGCGGCGCGATGGCTCGGCGGCGTTGAATCTCGCCTACGTCGCCTGCGGACGCTTCGATGCGTACTGGGAGCGCAACGTCCAGCCGTGGGACATTGCCGCCGCAGAACTGTTCCTCGAGGAGGCCGGGGGCCGGCTGACTGGCTACGACGGCGACGCCTTCAGCCTGTGGGCCGGCGAGGTTGTCGCGTCCAACGGTTGCATCCATGACGCGCTGCTTGCCGTTATCGCAAGCGTCGCAGCGGAATAG
- a CDS encoding MFS transporter — MSGERFRPAWWRSRVPGGQKSADVALPRFRGEMFASLRHRNYRLYWIGSLIANTGDWMDQIAIGWLMWQLTGSGGYLGIMSFFRAFPILLFTLFGGAMADRMERRRLMQITQTFAMVLALLLAALVWTGTVAVWHVLAIAALRGVMLSVNLPTRQALLSDIVDREHLANAIALNSATMNLTRILGGSLGGILITLVGTGGVFFLNGMSFTILIVTLAMMSIPPMVVRARKNLLASIGEGLSYLRGHEVLRTLVVLALVPMLLGMPYMTLLPIFADDVLGIGNEGYGILVAFTGIGALCGALTVAALRDGHHRGRIMLLVMVVFGAMLVLFSQSTIPVLSFALLFGVGLGQTGYMALNTTLLQTHSSDEMRGRVMSIFFLNRGMVPLGTVAAGFASEWIGVQVTVGVMGMGVVLLALYAYLRVPRVRALR; from the coding sequence GTGTCCGGCGAGCGGTTTCGGCCGGCCTGGTGGAGATCGCGCGTTCCCGGCGGGCAGAAGTCCGCCGATGTCGCGTTGCCGCGTTTCCGGGGCGAGATGTTCGCCTCACTGCGTCACCGCAACTACCGTCTTTACTGGATCGGCTCGCTAATCGCCAACACTGGCGACTGGATGGACCAGATCGCGATCGGCTGGCTGATGTGGCAGCTGACCGGCAGCGGTGGCTACCTGGGCATCATGTCCTTCTTCCGCGCCTTTCCGATCCTGCTCTTCACGCTCTTCGGTGGCGCGATGGCCGACCGCATGGAGCGCCGCCGGCTGATGCAGATCACTCAAACGTTCGCGATGGTGCTGGCGCTGTTGCTGGCTGCGCTCGTCTGGACGGGCACGGTTGCCGTCTGGCATGTGCTGGCAATCGCGGCGCTGCGCGGGGTGATGCTGAGTGTGAACCTCCCGACGCGGCAGGCGCTACTGTCGGATATCGTCGACCGCGAGCATCTGGCAAACGCGATCGCGCTGAACTCGGCGACGATGAACCTCACCCGCATCCTCGGCGGCTCGCTTGGCGGCATTCTGATCACCCTCGTCGGCACCGGCGGCGTGTTCTTCCTGAACGGCATGTCGTTTACGATCCTCATCGTGACGCTGGCAATGATGTCGATCCCACCGATGGTCGTCCGGGCGCGCAAGAATCTGCTGGCATCAATCGGTGAGGGGCTCTCCTACCTGCGGGGTCACGAGGTGCTGCGGACTCTCGTGGTGCTGGCGCTTGTGCCGATGCTGCTGGGCATGCCATACATGACGTTGCTGCCGATCTTCGCCGACGACGTGCTCGGGATCGGCAACGAGGGATACGGCATCCTTGTCGCTTTCACCGGAATCGGCGCGCTTTGCGGCGCGCTCACTGTCGCCGCGCTGCGCGATGGTCATCATCGCGGCCGGATCATGCTGCTGGTAATGGTGGTGTTCGGGGCGATGCTGGTCCTGTTCAGCCAGTCGACGATCCCCGTGCTGTCGTTCGCGTTGCTGTTCGGGGTGGGGCTTGGCCAGACGGGCTACATGGCGCTGAATACGACACTGTTGCAGACGCATTCGTCCGACGAGATGCGTGGCCGGGTGATGAGCATCTTCTTCCTGAATCGGGGCATGGTCCCGCTCGGAACCGTCGCGGCCGGCTTCGCCAGTGAGTGGATCGGCGTCCAGGTGACGGTCGGCGTGATGGGGATGGGCGTCGTGCTGCTCGCGCTCTACGCCTACTTGCGCGTCCCGCGCGTCCGGGCCTTGCGCTGA
- a CDS encoding nitroreductase/quinone reductase family protein, whose protein sequence is MDQRIRDQLKNGQRIDITTTGRKSGRPTRIEIMFQNIDGTVYISGVPGRRDWYANVVANPAFIFHLKRDAQADLPAHARPITDPDERRVVLTKFTANWSRSNDLDDWLARSPLVEVTFDEG, encoded by the coding sequence GTGGACCAGCGAATTCGCGACCAGCTGAAGAACGGCCAGCGGATCGACATCACGACGACCGGGCGCAAGAGCGGCCGGCCGACGCGAATCGAGATCATGTTCCAGAACATCGACGGGACTGTGTATATCTCCGGCGTGCCGGGAAGGCGTGACTGGTACGCCAACGTGGTCGCCAACCCAGCCTTCATCTTCCATCTCAAGAGGGACGCACAGGCCGATCTCCCCGCCCATGCCCGTCCGATCACCGATCCCGACGAGCGCCGCGTCGTGCTCACGAAGTTCACCGCCAACTGGAGCCGTTCCAACGATCTGGATGACTGGCTCGCCCGATCCCCACTGGTAGAGGTGACGTTCGACGAAGGGTGA